The following proteins come from a genomic window of Desulfonatronum thiodismutans:
- a CDS encoding ADP-ribosylglycohydrolase family protein: MIGAIAGDIIGSVYEWNNIKTKAFHLFAHNAHFTDDTVLTVALADSILTGTPYAENLRRFYHWYPRAGYGGSFHRWASDPDAGPYNSWGNGAAMRISPVGYAYDDLETVLEKAREVTEVTHNHPEGIKGGQATAAAIFLARSWKSKDNIKEFIEQRFQYDLSRHVDEIRPDYAFEVSSQGTVPQAIRAFYDSTDFEDAIRIAVSLGGDCDTLTCITGGIAQAFYGGVPEQIQGKVYEILDDRLGEITRRFMERYGNLDQAMNAWMDASPDLPPVDGDTLPPA, from the coding sequence ATGATCGGAGCCATCGCCGGAGACATCATCGGTTCGGTGTACGAGTGGAACAACATCAAGACCAAGGCATTCCATCTCTTTGCACATAACGCCCACTTCACCGACGACACCGTGCTGACCGTTGCCCTGGCGGACAGCATCCTGACCGGAACTCCCTATGCCGAAAACTTGAGACGCTTCTACCACTGGTACCCCAGGGCCGGATACGGCGGCAGTTTTCACAGATGGGCCAGTGACCCAGATGCCGGTCCCTACAACAGTTGGGGCAACGGCGCGGCCATGCGCATCAGTCCGGTGGGATACGCCTACGACGACCTGGAAACGGTCCTGGAAAAGGCCAGGGAGGTCACCGAGGTCACCCACAATCATCCCGAGGGCATCAAGGGCGGGCAGGCGACGGCAGCGGCCATCTTCCTGGCCAGATCGTGGAAGTCGAAGGACAATATCAAGGAATTCATCGAGCAGCGGTTCCAGTACGACCTGAGCCGACACGTTGACGAAATCCGCCCTGACTATGCATTCGAAGTCTCATCCCAAGGTACGGTGCCCCAGGCCATCCGTGCATTCTACGATTCAACGGACTTCGAGGACGCTATCCGAATCGCCGTTTCTCTTGGCGGCGACTGCGACACCCTGACCTGCATCACCGGAGGGATTGCCCAGGCGTTTTATGGTGGTGTGCCGGAGCAGATTCAGGGCAAGGTGTATGAGATACTGGATGACAGGCTGGGGGAGATTACGCGGCGGTTCATGGAGCGATATGGAAACCTTGACCAAGCCATGAATGCATGGATGGACGCAAGTCCTGATCTCCCTCCAGTGGATGGCGATACATTGCCGCCAGCCTGA
- a CDS encoding DUF4087 domain-containing protein, translated as MTKISIIVLIVLLFFPLVSASGQLQTNQVADRGWFANPTPGNIWFFGERGEWTISTQGGYQLDQEWDWPEFAPNQWVTTNVGNYGYGCLDMEFDANLQGEVTAITSLTPLYLEDCLSSPALRGIAEKLE; from the coding sequence ATGACTAAAATCTCGATTATTGTACTGATCGTTCTGCTCTTTTTCCCCCTTGTGTCCGCATCAGGCCAGTTGCAGACAAACCAGGTTGCGGATCGCGGATGGTTTGCCAACCCGACACCGGGCAATATCTGGTTCTTCGGCGAGCGTGGAGAATGGACCATATCGACCCAGGGCGGTTACCAACTGGATCAGGAGTGGGATTGGCCGGAGTTTGCTCCCAACCAATGGGTGACGACAAATGTTGGGAATTACGGATATGGTTGTTTGGACATGGAATTTGACGCAAACCTTCAGGGCGAAGTTACGGCTATCACAAGCCTTACCCCTTTGTATTTGGAGGATTGCCTGTCATCACCAGCGCTTCGGGGTATCGCGGAAAAGCTGGAGTGA